One genomic region from Anopheles bellator chromosome 2, idAnoBellAS_SP24_06.2, whole genome shotgun sequence encodes:
- the LOC131212632 gene encoding SET and MYND domain-containing protein 4 has translation MASIDHDPLFTSMCNEKTLQSQKEGFFNVFYQTVAENFKGANANWLTEVYHKVPTDAAKLRLVYEDPLVAYEVQGTLEYVKPVFREKDAKFSRQRREQATTLLGERKLPMALMMACQAVMRAPAQGVDAAIDKGLTLALALWTRAEVFVTMLDGKHAMQDLQLAVKCGLPVKQNADYYQRVAKCYALTGEDARAEVSTKVFHQLTGQNDTALRRLKEELDDLRVLKRETPTVEEQQTMPTFSGPAANKELLGASSKVKLVGSKEDPRGRYITAAEDLASGEPILAEPALAACLYPKFFGSHCNACFARLVAPVACRVCCGVAFCSVECRDRACTTYHRFECEYLDLMIGSGMSILCQLALRIVTQTGTPEAALRKGSEVLDVLCAHTQYRDPEDHFRRTLMTTFLLRCLQKAEFFGRRTTESPEPTELELQVGAVLLGLLQTLQFNAHEVYETRITGNHRIDSAKVQYLGVGIYRAASMFNHECYPGVLRTFCGTSIVFHTSRPLRTGAVIPENYGPHFLRQAKALRQRNLRSRYWFKCDCRTCTEDWPLLEQLSDEPRLLCPTARCGNVLPHPGKSGQHQAKCTLCKKQVNLEPGLRMVETALDLYTSGAEMMANEQIDQAIELLTRGINIFMQVAVPPHKPTHVAEESLRVCFADKGTTSRY, from the exons ATGGCCTCAATCGACCACGATCCACTGTTTACGTCGATGTGCAACGAAAAGACGCTACAGTCGCAGAAGGAAGGTTTCTTCAACGTGTTCtaccaaacggtggccgagaaCTTTAAGGGCGCGAACGCGAACTGGTTGACGGAAGTGTACCACAAGGTGCCGACCGATGCGGCCAAACTGCGCCTCGTGTATGAAGATCCACTCGTGGCGTACGAGGTTCAAGGGACACTCGAGTACGTGAAGCCCGTGTTCCGCGAGAAGGATGCCAAGTTCTCGCGGCAACGGCGCGAGCAGGCGACAACGTTGCTGGGCGAACGGAAGCTGCCGATGGCCCTGATGATGGCGTGCCAGGCGGTGATGCGTGCCCCGGCCCAGGGTGTCGATGCGGCGATCGACAAGGGCCTCACGTTGGCGCTGGCCCTGTGGACTCGGGCCGAAGTTTTCGTCACGATGCTGGACGGAAAGCATGCCATGCAGGACCTACAACTGGCGGTCAAGTGTGGCCTGCCGGTGAAGCAGAACGCCGACTACTACCAACGGGTGGCCAAGTGTTACGCCC TGACTGGCGAAGATGCCCGGGCCGAAGTGTCGACCAAAGTGTTCCATCAGCTCACTGGCCAAAACGATACCGCGCTCAGGAGGCTGAAGGAAGAGCTGGACGATCTGCGGGTCCTGAAGCGGGAAACACCGACGGTCGAGGAACAACAGACGATGCCCACGTTCAGTGGGCCAGCGGCTAACAAGGAACTACTCGGTGCCTCGTCAAAGGTAAAGCTCGTCGGCAGCAAAGAGGATCCGCGGGGACGCTACATTACGGCGGCCGAGGACCTCGCGTCCGGGGAGCCCATCCTAGCCGAGCCGGCCCTTGCAGCGTGTCTGTATCCGAAGTTCTTCGGTTCACACTGCAATGCTTGTTTCGCGCG GTTGGTGGCTCCGGTTGCGTGCCGCGTGTGCTGCGGTGTGGCCTTCTGTTCGGTCGAGTGCCGTGATCGTGCCTGCACCACGTACCACCGGTTCGAGTGCGAGTATCTCGATCTGATGATCGGTTCCGGGATGTCGATCCTATGCCAATTGGCCCTTCGGATCGTCACCCAAACTGGCACGCCGGAGGCTGCGCTCAGGAAGGGAAGCGAAGTGTTGGACGTGCTGTGCGCCCACACGCAGTACCGCGACCCGGAGGACCACTTTAGGCGCACCCTGATGACCACATTCCTGCTGCGATGTCTGCAGAAGGCGGAATTCTTCGGGCGCCGCACGACCGAGTCGCCGGAACCGACGGAACTCGAGCTGCAGGTCGGGGCCGTTCTGCTCGGCCTCCTCCAGACGCTCCAGTTCAACGCGCACGAGGTGTACGAAACGCGCATCACCGGGAACCATCGGATCGACTCGGCCAAGGTTCAGTACCTCGGGGTGGGCATCTACCGGGCCGCGTCGATGTTTAACCACGAGTGCTACCCGGGCGTGCTGCGTACGTTCTGTGGCACGTCGATCGTGTTCCACACGAGCCGGCCGCTCCGTACCGGGGCGGTCATTCCGGAGAACTACGGACCGCACTTTCTGCGCCAAGCGAAGGCACTGCGGCAGCGTAATCTCCGATCGCGCTACTGGTTCAAGTGTGACTGCCGGACGTGCACCGAAGACTGGCCCCTGCTGGAACAGCTCAGCGACGAACCGCGGCTCCTGTGTCCTACGGCGCGCTGCGGCAATGTGCTACCGCACCCGGGTAAATCCGGGCAGCACCAGGCCAAGTGTACGCTCTGCAAAAAACAGGTTAACCTGGAACCGGGCCTCAGGATGGTGGAAACCGCACTGGACCTGTACACGTCCGGTGCCGAAATGATGGCG AACGAGCAAATCGACCAAGCGATCGAGCTGTTGACGCGAGGCATCAACATCTTCATGCAGGTGGCCGTCCCGCCGCACAAACCGACCCACGTGGCGGAGGAATCGCTGCGGGTGTGCTTCGCCGACAAAGGCACCACGAGTCGCTACTGA